One genomic segment of Lysobacter sp. 5GHs7-4 includes these proteins:
- a CDS encoding DUF802 domain-containing protein has product MFRHPLDLFVFLLGLVAVCWVGSGYLLSNPMGLAVTLLIGAGYLAGAWELWRYRQATATLQRGLAELSAPPARLDDWLAPLDASLRNATRQRIEGQRTALPGPALTPYLVGLLVLLGMLGTLLGMMAMLRGTGLALETATDLQAIRDSLAAPVKGLGFAFGTSIAGVATSAMLGLLSALCRRDRLHVVQRLDAKIAGPLRVHTPAHQREETYALLQRQTELMPALIDGLRTMMANLERQSLTSGERQLAQQDAFHVRTEAVYAQLAASVEQSLQRSVTDSVRLASEALQPVMQTTMATMARETTALRDTVHQAIERQLRELSGGFETSTAAVAAIWTQSLAQQQQANEALAQDLRKTMDGFGDGFAQRSGELLDGVSARLDATAVHVADAWTQALAQQQDQHTALADRNQEALVAAGAAFEQQAAALLRTVDQSHGELRTALAAQDQQRLTAWTESLAAMSAALREDWAQAGADSADRQQAICDTLARTADEIGARTQAHAGDTIAEISRLVDTASQAPKAAADVIAELRQQLSDSMVRDTAMLEERVQLLGTLETLLTAVNHASTEQRGAIDALVATSAELLERVGTQFMGHIESETGKLDAVAQQVSTGAIEVASLGEAFAAAAQVFGDSNDQLATRLQGIENALEKSLARSDEQLAYYVAQAREVVDLSLLTQKQIIEDLQQLSGARAAGAQAA; this is encoded by the coding sequence ATGTTCAGACATCCGCTTGATCTCTTCGTGTTCCTGCTCGGCCTGGTCGCCGTGTGCTGGGTCGGCTCCGGCTACCTGCTCTCGAATCCCATGGGCCTGGCCGTCACCCTGCTGATCGGCGCGGGTTACCTGGCCGGCGCCTGGGAGCTGTGGCGCTATCGGCAGGCCACCGCCACGCTGCAACGCGGCCTGGCCGAACTGAGCGCGCCGCCCGCGCGCCTGGACGACTGGCTGGCCCCGCTGGATGCCTCGCTGCGCAACGCCACGCGCCAACGCATCGAAGGCCAACGCACGGCGCTGCCGGGCCCGGCGCTGACGCCCTATCTGGTCGGCCTGCTGGTGCTGCTGGGCATGCTGGGCACCCTGCTGGGCATGATGGCGATGCTGCGCGGCACCGGCCTGGCGCTGGAAACCGCGACCGATCTGCAGGCGATCCGCGATTCGCTGGCCGCGCCGGTGAAGGGCCTGGGCTTCGCCTTCGGCACCTCGATCGCCGGCGTCGCCACCTCGGCGATGCTGGGCCTGCTGTCGGCACTGTGCCGGCGCGACCGTCTGCACGTGGTGCAGCGGCTGGACGCCAAGATCGCCGGCCCGCTGCGCGTGCACACGCCCGCGCACCAGCGCGAGGAAACCTACGCCCTGCTGCAACGCCAGACCGAACTGATGCCGGCGCTGATCGACGGCCTGCGAACGATGATGGCGAATCTGGAACGCCAGAGCCTGACCAGCGGCGAGCGCCAGCTCGCCCAGCAGGACGCGTTCCACGTCCGCACCGAAGCCGTCTACGCGCAACTGGCGGCGTCGGTGGAACAGTCCCTGCAGCGCTCCGTCACCGACAGCGTGCGTCTGGCCAGCGAAGCCCTGCAACCGGTGATGCAGACCACCATGGCGACGATGGCGCGCGAAACCACCGCACTGCGCGACACCGTGCACCAGGCGATCGAACGCCAGCTGCGCGAACTCTCCGGTGGCTTCGAAACCAGCACCGCCGCCGTCGCCGCAATCTGGACCCAATCCCTGGCCCAGCAGCAACAGGCCAACGAGGCCTTGGCGCAGGACTTGCGCAAGACCATGGACGGCTTCGGCGACGGCTTCGCGCAACGCTCCGGCGAACTGCTGGACGGCGTGTCCGCGCGCCTGGACGCCACCGCCGTCCACGTCGCCGACGCCTGGACCCAGGCGCTGGCGCAACAGCAGGACCAGCACACGGCCCTGGCCGATCGGAACCAGGAAGCGCTGGTCGCGGCCGGCGCCGCGTTCGAGCAGCAGGCTGCGGCCCTGCTGCGCACGGTCGATCAATCGCACGGCGAACTCAGGACCGCCCTGGCCGCGCAGGATCAGCAACGCCTCACCGCCTGGACCGAGTCGCTGGCGGCGATGAGCGCGGCGCTGCGCGAAGACTGGGCGCAAGCCGGCGCGGACAGCGCCGACCGCCAGCAAGCCATCTGCGACACTCTGGCGCGCACCGCCGACGAGATCGGCGCGCGCACGCAGGCGCACGCCGGCGACACCATCGCCGAGATTTCGCGCCTGGTCGACACCGCCTCGCAGGCGCCCAAGGCCGCCGCCGACGTCATCGCCGAACTGCGCCAGCAGCTGTCCGACAGCATGGTGCGCGACACCGCGATGCTGGAGGAGCGCGTGCAACTGCTGGGCACACTGGAAACCCTGCTGACGGCGGTCAATCACGCCTCCACCGAACAGCGCGGCGCCATCGACGCGCTGGTCGCGACCTCGGCGGAACTGCTGGAGCGCGTCGGCACGCAGTTCATGGGCCACATCGAATCCGAAACCGGCAAGCTGGACGCGGTCGCTCAACAGGTCAGCACCGGCGCGATCGAAGTCGCCAGCCTGGGCGAGGCCTTCGCCGCCGCCGCGCAGGTGTTCGGCGACAGCAACGATCAGCTCGCCACGCGCCTGCAAGGCATCGAGAACGCATTGGAGAAGTCGCTCGCGCGCAGCGACGAGCAGCTGGCCTACTACGTCGCGCAGGCGCGTGAGGTGGTCGATCTGAGCCTGCTCACGCAGAAGCAAATCATCGAGGATCTGCAGCAGCTGTCCGGCGCCCGCGCCGCGGGCGCGCAGG